One Xiphophorus maculatus strain JP 163 A chromosome 23, X_maculatus-5.0-male, whole genome shotgun sequence genomic window, AGTTCGCATCTGGGGAAGACAACAAAGAGCTTTGGTTTTTATTGCCCAAATCTTTCttcatgttttgcattttatttttgtcatctttcCAGCATACAGCCTTGCATTCGATTTGCATTGGCTGTGGACCAGATGGAgaatttcttttattctgaGTTGAATGAAGTAATGTTTGATGCATTGAATCTTTTGCTTCATCTTTCTCTTCAGGTGTTCTGTCGACCCTGacctcttcttctctttcttctttcctctcttctctGCTAGCCtcctttaatacatttattttctcctctacTGGCACCTCCTCCCTTGTTTCCTCATTGCAGTTTCCTTCATTGATGCCTGACTGGTTATCAGGACTAATTGCCTTGAAGGACAAGTTGTATGTATTTTTCACAAGCCGCCTTACATCTCTAACTTTGTGAACGGGAGCCTTAACGTTATCATCCCCGTCCCCTTCATCCTGTATTTTGTCTTCTGCTTTGGTCTTAgtattttcttccttctctccaGCAGATCCATCTGGTGGAAAAGATTTGCTTTCTGCCTCTGGAGTGAGACAGACATTTAGTGAGGCCTTCTTCTTTTCCACAGCTGTGAGTTTGATCTCCTGTGTTTTAGATGTGCAGGTATCTTTGTCTCTTTGTTGAAGTTGTCTGTGTTGATctttgttttcaactttttgatCTCTGTTTGTTCCTCTTGCCAGTGTGTTGACAGAAGGACGTTCTGAGGGAGCTGCTGTGTCCCACGCAGGTGCTTTCCCTGGTGCACCTACCACAGTTTCATGTGTTTGCCAGGACTGTAAACCACTTCTTTTACCCTCAAACGGTATACTGCAGTTGGATTTTATCTCTGAAGCTGATGATTTAGTACTTCGAGTTTGGGAATCAGCTTCTTCACTGTCAGTCTGGGAGAAGGTGACACTTCTGCCACTGCTGGATGAACTTGGTCTATAACTAGATTTTAATCTGTGGTCGTTAGGCAGGGCGGCTTGATCCTTCATGCCTGTTTCTCCCCTCAAAGAAAGTCTCTCAGATGAAAGGCTGTGATCTGACTGAAGACTGGAACTCAGATTACTAGAGTCAAGTTTCGGTGATTCTTCAGATGGTGCTGTTGCACTCTCTGTTGGTGGGCTCACTTCTTCACTTGCTTGCTCATCAGGCTGTCTGTCAACACCTTGCATCTTCTTTGACAACACGTTCTTGATGAGGCATGAAGCAATCTTGGTTTTAGAGTATGTTTCATCCATAGAAGCAGATTTCTGGAGTTGGGACTGTCTTTCGTTTTGCTGtgagagctcagagctgctCTCATTAGGGGGAGTTTCTTGCATTGCTGCTGGTGTACTGTTTTGCCTCACAAAGATACCTCTAGGGTGAGTCTCCTGAGAGGGGCTCTCCACCATACCTGGTAGCCCAGGACTGCTATTTTCACTGCTCTCATCCTGCTTCCCTTCAGTATTATTCCTTCTCTTCAGTTGGATCTGTCTTTTTGGCACTCCTCTTCTTACTTTCCTGCAGTCCTCTCTTTCCACAGCTACATCTATGCATTCAAAGCTTCCTAACTCACATCTTCTGGATGGATCTAGGCAATCTAAACTGTGAGGATATTGCTGATGAGAGGAGAGTTCATCAAAGTCAAGCTTTGGTGCAGAACCTCTGAAGTCAGCATAGGACAGCCAGGCAGCATTGACCCCAGCCGGACTGTCATGAGTAGATGGTTGAGAAATGTTTGTAGACGAACAGTGGCTGGAGTTGTACATTTCAAGGTAATCTACTTCAGGACTTGACAGGCTGCGAAAAGCCCCATCTGTAAGCCACTTCACCTCATGGTCTGCTTCATCAAGTTCACTTCCCATACTGGAGCTGGAGCTCTGACATGGCCTGCTCGTGGACACACGTCGAGGCACACTTCTCCTGTCCTGAGATGTGGGAGGTTTTAGTCTTCTGCTGGCGCTGCAACTGCTGGGGTCTGGCTGAGGTGCAAGTTTAAGCAGACTGTGTTGTTGCTGTAGCTGTCTTGTCGCAGGGAGACTCTCTGAATAAGTATGTGCTGTTGGCAGTCCCTGGCGCGTCTCTCTGGTTGTGGGAGCTGCACTGCGAATCACAGGTCCTTTTCTATTCCTGGCATTGAATGACAGCTCAACCTGTTCCCCTCTGTAACTGGCAACCCCCTGCCACCCCTCTTCTCTTTCAGGAGCCTGctcctccctctttctctctctgtctatcTCCCTAACCATTTGCCTCTCCATACCTACATCCCTCTCCTGCTCCAAAGGCATTTCTCTGTCCATCTCCAATTGCTTTCCAATTCTGACCCAATGGGCCTGGCTATTATTGTCAACAGGGTCAACATTGGGGTTTTCCCTATTTGTCGCTGCTTCATTTAAATTACCACACAGTGAGGATGCTATAACTTCAGAGGGGCTATTGCTTCTGTTTTGCCACTTTCTGTGTGGTTTCTGAGGGGCTATAATGTGAACAGGTGTAAACCTGGTAAGAGGTGGAGAAGGAGTGCGCCGCCTGTTTATATGACGGGACATGTCCCCCTCCAGCCTCTCCCTGTCGTCTTGTATAATTTTGGGTACCAGCTGTCTTCTTGAGTTCTGAGGTGTGCAAGTCGAATTTGGTAGATAAATATTACTGTCAAAATTCAGGGAGTTAGAGGGGACCAGAGGATGGAGCTTTTCCTGTCTTTGCCCAAACTCCTTGGATGCAGCTCTATGAACTCTGTGGCTTGCAATATTGTGGGAAGGAGACTTGATTTCTTCCTGAGAAAAGGGGGTTTGagtgttgtgtttttcctgAGTGGAGATGGCTACACTTGATATTTCTTGACagtgttctctcttttttgtctctcttcttTCTGTGATGAGTTGTATCTGTGAATTGTatgaatttttttctgataagaCAGATATCGGAGCGCAAACTTCCACCACTGAAGAGTTGCTCTTTATGTCAGCAGTACCAGTTTCCAGTCTATTCTCTAATTTAAATGAAGGTGACACAGCTTTTTTTGTCAGATGTGTAGGTGATGGTATTACTATGACACCGGCAGTAATGGTCTCTGTTTGGAGCTCAGATGTGAGAGGAACAGGTGTTGTATACAGGGAGTTGAATTCTGGAGACTGTGCTGCTAGTGATTCCTGGaatattttctctgtaaatGGACTTAGGCAGTCATCTGGTGAACAGGTTAAAGATCCTGGTTCAGGTGAAGGTGTGCAATATTCTGGCTGAGGAgaaggtgtttgttttttgagctGAGACAGAGAGGCAGAACTTTGGATGTCTGATAAATGTGGAGAGTTTCTTTGACTACCAGTGGACTGTGCTACACTGGTGTCAACACTGTCTTTACCAGACTCAGAGGACACAAGAAAATGAGTTGGCTCTGGGGAGGAGGTATGAGAAAGTCCTGGAAATGGGGAACTTGTCCTGCCCACAGCCTGAACAACAGAATAAGACACCCCTGCGATTTGAGGGGAGAAAGAGAAGCTTCTTGGTGACACAGAGCCAACTTGTTGCTCTGTGAGAGAAGACTCTGAAACCTCTTTGACTTGACAGGGCCACGTTTTCCTGATTAGATCTGGAGGGGGTGTAACAGCACCTATCTCAGGCGTGTGAGACGtatatttttgttctaaagGTGAGCTGTTCTGGTGCAGTCCAGGTGATGGAGTTACTTGAGAGTGTTGTTCTTTCCTTCTGAGCTctggagaggaggagaaaatcCTTATTTCAGGGGATGGAGAATTGTACCTTCCCTCTAAAGGTGAGACTCTCTGATGAAGTTCGGGTGATGGATTTACTTGAGAGCTATGCTCGTTACTGAGCTCAGGAGAGTAGGATACAATCCTTATCTCAGGTGATGGGGAAGTATATATTTGTTGTAAAGGCGAACTGTTCTGCTGCACTTCAGGTAATGGAGAAAAACTATTACTAACCACAGGTGAAGACACCTGACTCCTGATTTCAGAAAGTATTAAACGGTTTTGTACTGTAGGCGAAAGAGCAGGCGATGGACTTCTTGACCCAGTGTTGGTTAGAAAGGCAGGGGTAGGCAAGTGAGGGGAGGTTCTTGTGTTCCCTATTCCAGCTGGAACTCTATCCTCTACAAGCTCAGGAGACGTGGCTACTGAAATGACAGGAGAAGGGGGCGTAGAC contains:
- the LOC111607128 gene encoding uncharacterized protein LOC111607128; protein product: MDSWTLQGDSYSFMRSAPRTFSLCHREGTPNHVEIFDIINIPPQRSVISETTCLCDIFGDDGESASLSSSPAAGPAVPSQTELEGRAATTPQVDDLNDSSGSYHTAPGSSEGEEGFDDSREGCYSPARQKEYSDGRELDEKELNLKHPEVAKDSIANFEPKTATPVLLHSTSTPSSLTPSYQGLNSGETTPSPGYNSPSSFNPEGRLSSLSSSSAEKRLSPLSPDIQESYRETESSTITPLLKDRQSNSSNQSLNPSLPHDLIEPVKASQLNQNSSSSPETPTDLSQDYTDIKSRINFSSSIHHGVDSESPLEGQVVSPELRNSSPSPTTQTLPPFSDSRGRVSVPDLFSRESTPDIKDSANTTELISDLSIAGRDTTTTPQSQDTGLSTGPGSSVSTPGPRSTPPSPVISVATSPELVEDRVPAGIGNTRTSPHLPTPAFLTNTGSRSPSPALSPTVQNRLILSEIRSQVSSPVVSNSFSPLPEVQQNSSPLQQIYTSPSPEIRIVSYSPELSNEHSSQVNPSPELHQRVSPLEGRYNSPSPEIRIFSSSPELRRKEQHSQVTPSPGLHQNSSPLEQKYTSHTPEIGAVTPPPDLIRKTWPCQVKEVSESSLTEQQVGSVSPRSFSFSPQIAGVSYSVVQAVGRTSSPFPGLSHTSSPEPTHFLVSSESGKDSVDTSVAQSTGSQRNSPHLSDIQSSASLSQLKKQTPSPQPEYCTPSPEPGSLTCSPDDCLSPFTEKIFQESLAAQSPEFNSLYTTPVPLTSELQTETITAGVIVIPSPTHLTKKAVSPSFKLENRLETGTADIKSNSSVVEVCAPISVLSEKNSYNSQIQLITERRETKKREHCQEISSVAISTQEKHNTQTPFSQEEIKSPSHNIASHRVHRAASKEFGQRQEKLHPLVPSNSLNFDSNIYLPNSTCTPQNSRRQLVPKIIQDDRERLEGDMSRHINRRRTPSPPLTRFTPVHIIAPQKPHRKWQNRSNSPSEVIASSLCGNLNEAATNRENPNVDPVDNNSQAHWVRIGKQLEMDREMPLEQERDVGMERQMVREIDRERKREEQAPEREEGWQGVASYRGEQVELSFNARNRKGPVIRSAAPTTRETRQGLPTAHTYSESLPATRQLQQQHSLLKLAPQPDPSSCSASRRLKPPTSQDRRSVPRRVSTSRPCQSSSSSMGSELDEADHEVKWLTDGAFRSLSSPEVDYLEMYNSSHCSSTNISQPSTHDSPAGVNAAWLSYADFRGSAPKLDFDELSSHQQYPHSLDCLDPSRRCELGSFECIDVAVEREDCRKVRRGVPKRQIQLKRRNNTEGKQDESSENSSPGLPGMVESPSQETHPRGIFVRQNSTPAAMQETPPNESSSELSQQNERQSQLQKSASMDETYSKTKIASCLIKNVLSKKMQGVDRQPDEQASEEVSPPTESATAPSEESPKLDSSNLSSSLQSDHSLSSERLSLRGETGMKDQAALPNDHRLKSSYRPSSSSSGRSVTFSQTDSEEADSQTRSTKSSASEIKSNCSIPFEGKRSGLQSWQTHETVVGAPGKAPAWDTAAPSERPSVNTLARGTNRDQKVENKDQHRQLQQRDKDTCTSKTQEIKLTAVEKKKASLNVCLTPEAESKSFPPDGSAGEKEENTKTKAEDKIQDEGDGDDNVKAPVHKVRDVRRLVKNTYNLSFKAISPDNQSGINEGNCNEETREEVPVEEKINVLKEASREERKEEREEEVRVDRTPEEKDEAKDSMHQTLLHSTQNKRNSPSGPQPMQIECKAVCWKDDKNKMQNMKKDLGNKNQSSLLSSPDANSIESRLKHTMEEKMIQKLGEHNISTTAEKKKNVTEIHKVPDCEDKPTLARTDRKPPMLGSLPKLPSKEREVSTAVVLIREKSNKSNISASLSHEETSAQIKAPASLSPIPPVSGGASGGSVGHSVSMLLKEKGYQADIGAVVSDGQNLTRGKGPTCKHVNSLEIPLQTIPPSEKVFPDSHRGRTFSSSSTTSGPSAMTESADVLEKPTEEERVSIKPPKKDTATTKRNTMDQTLTITKQNDTIGDFEAVKRLDPTFPPRSPAIRRFKPQPGETRSPSKDTEKKEISSSSLGSHRPQMIEVKSIAKSSQKPAVPPKPNCKFKPGDLGNVTSEAQRASTASSSGKQRNEERPQTIVVSSPTVYRKISNESASASNYSRKLAVSAVSNLKPPPHRTTAANVTSISNMSTACADTEAVTDQGQHQQSTASPQSSRHAKKPESLTTTSDTGLDVAQQLVPQPNPHQNVGSTLSEVDQSTSMDPEGQQCSRATCEHEQTMPVSSNNLKQVPAVSTTQKYTHQPYRRTVSSEHAQRIDDQHFYTSDDPPSYDERESFSPLLLPDMTSARSNRYQPSSRPPCSCTAGYPSHCGPTSPHQHRSPHNLTPPGLPHSPGQALPYQVAQPPLHCRPEMQPLGYQPRSPKSSPLGPNQPQSMYQPLHPSAACGPLSSLMQACPADRSLLPQQHIGARRPPVHRSPHQQPPNLTGAPYSDPGHSHSPVLPPIDPQYLCGPQSMGPSYGSEYGGDSSSVYSESSYAQPPRRVLLDPETGKYFYIEVPVQPLRKMLFDPETGQYVEVLIPQQAMSHSGLYPPAGPHFQPLHNHNIYAPAPQYMPCAAPPPLAHPQVQPQPPQYPEVSAAPPMHPSGSGVSYRNPSGQGSKPEPKNHRPLDQRYLENMYYVPSVINASPNTTPPDYYHRHTSNLPTTGGKRS